The region AGTGGTGTGGCCACCGGCCCCACCGCGAACGTTGCGCCCGGCCACGTGCAGGCCAATCTGGCCATCCTGCCCAAGGCGATGGCCGATGAGTTCCTGCGCTTCTGCCTGCGCAATCCCAAGCCTTGTCCCATTCTTGCCGTGTCCGAGCCTGGCGATCCCAGCCTGCCGGAACTGGGCATCGACATCGACATCCGTTCCGACATCCCGCGCTATCGCGTGTGGAAGGACGGCGTGCTGGTCGACGAACCGACCGACGTGCGCAGTGTGTGGCGCGATGACCTGGTGTCGTTTCTGATCGGCTGCTCCTTCTCTTTTGAAGAAGCGATGCTGGACAACGGCCTGCCGGTGCGCCACATCGAACAGGGGTGCAACGTGCCGATGTACCGCACCAACGTGCCCACGCAAACGGCCGGCCGCTTCCATGGCCCGCTGGTGGTGTCGATGCGACCGCTCAAGCCGGCCGATGCCATCCGCGCGATCCAGGTGACGTCGCGGTTTCCGTCGGTGCACGGCGCGCCGGTGCACTTCGGCGACCCCGCCGCCATCGGCATTCAGGACATCAACCGGCCCGATTACGGCGACGCCGTGGAAATCCGCCCTGGCGAAGTGCCGGTGTTCTGGGCCTGTGGAGTGACGCCGCAGTCGGTGGTCGCCGCGGTCAAGCCGGAATTCTGCATCACGCACGCGCCGGGCCATATGTTGGTCACCGATCTGATCAACAGCCGCGTCGCGGCGCTTTGAAGCCATAAGGCATAGACGCTGACCGTCCGGTCAGACGCAGGAAAGCAGGCAGTAAATCGTCCACGCCACGCGCCGTTCGTGGGGCGTGGGGCTCGCTGTACCCAATGCAAACCGCTATCCGCGCGACAAGGGGCTTAGTCAGGGTTTCTACCGTCGCAATTTCGCCTCAGGTACGGGTAAGTTAGTCCGCGCAATGCAAGGTCTCGTAACTTTTGTTGAAAGTCCTCCAAATACTTAAAGTTTTTCCGGGAGCAATGTAATGAAGATGAAGCTGATTGCCGGCGTCGCGGCATGCCTGGCCCTTACCTTGGGTCAACCGGCCGCCGCGCAGGAAAAGACCGTGCGCATCGGCGCTATCTACCCGCTGAGCGGCGCCCTGGCGTCCACCGGCGCCGAGATCAAGGCCGCCATTGAATTGGCGGTCGACATCATCAACAACCCGCATCCGGAACTGGAAGGCCTGCCGCTGGCCGCCGGCGCGGGTCTGCCCAAGTTGAACGGCGCCAAGATCGAAGTGGTCTTCGGCGATTCGCAAGGCAAGCCCGAAGTGGGCCTGGCCGACGCCCAGCGTCTGATCCAGCAGGAAAAAGTGGTGGCCCTGACCGGAGCCTACCAATCCGCCGTCACCAAGACCGCCAGCCGCGTGGCCGAGCAAAGCGGGATTCCCTACCTGAACGGCGAATCGAGCAGCCCGGACCTGACGGATCGTGGCTATAAGTGGTTCTTCCGCACGTCGCCCACCGACGACACCTTCGTCGAGAACATGATGCAGTTCCTGGACGGCGTGAAGAAGGTGCCGACCAAGAAGATCGCGGTGGTCTATGAGAACACCGACTTCGGCGTCAACACCTACAAGGCCGTGGAACGCTTCGCCAAGAAGTACAACCGCGAAATCGTCGCCAACATCGCCTACGCCGCCGGCTCGCCGTCGGTGACCGCCGAGGTGCAGAAGCTGGCCGCCGCCAAGCCCGATGTCGCGCTGTTCGCCAGCTACACGTCGGACGCCATGCTGTTCGTGCGCACCATGCGTGAAAGCAAGTACGCGCCGCCCGTGCTGCTGGCCAACGACGCCGGCTTCATCGATTCGCGCTTCGTGCAGGAAGTGGGCCCGCAAGTGCAGGGCGTGCTGACGCGCGACGTGTGGAGCAATGACGTCGCCGCCGCCAAGGCCGGTCTGAAGAAGATCAACGACATGTACAAGGCCAAGACCGGCAAGGACTTGAACGGCAACAACGCCCGTTCGATGCAGGGCGTGCTGGTGCTGGCCGATGCCATCAACCGTGCCGGTTCGACCGATCCGGAAGCCATCCGCAAGGCGCTGGCCGCCACCGATCTGAAGTCCAATCAGATCGCCATGCCCTGGGAAGGCGTGAAGTTCGACGAGAAGGGCCAGAACCAGCTGGGCGCCGGCCTGATCCTGGAACTGAAGGGCGCCGGCTATGTGCCGGTGTGGCCGGACGCGTATCGTACCGATGCGTCGCTGCCGACCCTGCCGTTCGCCTGGAAGTAATTCCCGGGTAACCCTGGGCGCGGACGTCCAAGCCTGAAGGCTTGCGCCCGCGCCCCCTGTACAGCAACAGCCGGCGGATCCCCGTGCATCCGCCGTGGGAGTACCGCATGTTCGAAGCACTAACCGCCGGCCTGTTCAACGGCTTGATCTACGCGGCCGTCGCCGTAGGCCTGGCCTTGATCTGGGGCATTACCGACGTCATCAACTTCGCCCACGGCGAATTCCTGATGCTCGCCATGTATGCCGCCTACTGGCTCTTCACCCTGGGCCACATCGACCCCACCATGTCGGCGCCGTTGGTCGCCATCCTGTTGGCGTTCGTGGGATTCCTTACCTATGCGCTGATCATCAAGCGCCTGCAGAAGGGACCGCCCATGGCGGTGATCCTGGCCACCTTCGGCCTGGGCATCGTCCTGCGCCAGGTTGCCTTCATCGCTTTCACCCCCGACTATCGCAGCCTGCCCGACACCATGGTGTCCGGCAGCGTCAGCCTGCTCGGCATTTCCATCGGCCGTCCGCAAGTGGTGACCGGCCTGGTGGCGCTGGTGATCGTGGTCGCGCTGTTCTGGCTGGTCTATCGCACGCGCTGGGGCCACGCGCTGCAAGCCGTGGCTGAAGATCGCGACGTTGCCGCGCTGGTGGGCATCGCGCCGGACCGCGTCAACGCGCAGGTGTGGATGCTGGGCAGCGCCGCGGTGGGCCTGGCGGGCGCGCTGTTGACCACTTTCTTCTACGTGTTCCCGTCGGTGGGCCTGGTGTTCGGCCTGCTGGCTTTCGTGGCAGTGTGCATGGGCGGCTTCGGTTCGCTGCCGGGCGCCTTCATCGCGGGGATCCTGATCGGTGTCATCGAAGCAATGACGGGCTATTTCGTGGCGCCCGCGCTGAAGACGGTCAGCATCTTCATCCTTTTCATCCTGGTTCTCTGGTACCGGCCGCGCGGCCTGTTTGGGCGGTGGTGATATGACGATAGAAAACAAACTCGATCCGGTTGCCGTGTCGCCTGCCAAGGCCAGCCATTCGCGCGCGCCCATCGCGATAGCGGTGGTCCTGGCCGTGCTGTTCGCCCTGGCGCCCCTGGTCATCAAGGACCAGTTCACCATCCAGGTGCTGCTGCAGATCGTCCTGTTCGGCGCGCTGGGCGCCGCCTGGAACCTGGTGGGCGGCTTCCTTGGCCGCGTGTCTTTCGGGCATGGCGTGTTCGTCGGGGTAGGGGCCTACACCACGATCCTGCTGTTGCAGCATTTGAAACTCACGCCCTTGCTGGGCATTCCCGCCGGGGCGCTGATCTCGGCGCTGCTGGCGTATATCGTCGGTGGGCCCACCTTGCGGTTGTCGGGCCACTACTTCGCCATGGCCACCATCGCGTTGCTGCAGATCGGCCTGCTGCTGATGATCAACTGGGATTGGGCCGGCGGCGCCGTCGGCCTGGAATCGCCCATCGGCGACGCGCCCTGGATGCTGCAGTTCCGCAGCAAGGTGCCGTACTACTGGATCGCCGTGGGCATGGGCCTGGTGACGTTCCTGGTGACCTATTTCCTGGTGCACTCGCGCATCGGCTTCTACTGGCGCGCCATCAATGGCGACGAGGCGGCCGCGCGCAGCCTGGGCGTGCCGGCCGAGCGCTACAAGATGCTGGCCTTCGTGTTGTCGGCCGCCTTGACCGGCGCCTGGGGCGGTTTCTTCGCGATGTACATCGGCTTCATCGATCCCGATTCGATGTTCAGCCTGACCATGTCCGTGCAGATGGTGCTGGTGGCCATCCTGGGTGGTGTCGGCAGTCTGATCGGCCCGTGGATAGGCGCGGCGCTGCTGCTGCCCTTGTCCGAAGGCACGCGCGTCATGTGGGGCAGTTCGGGCCTGGGCCTGGATCTGCTGGTATTCGGTTTGGCTATCCTGCTGGTGACGATGTTCCTGCCGGGCGGTCTGGTGACGTTGAGGGGGCGCCGTGGCTCTGCTTGAAGTGAAGGATTTGACCAAGCGCTTCGGCGGCCTGGTCGCCAACAAGGACATCAACCTGACGGTCAATGAGGGCGAGATCGTCGCCATCATCGGCCCCAACGGCGCGGGCAAGAGCACACTGTTCAACGGCCTGGTCGGCTATCACGAGCCGACGTCCGGCACCGTGACGTTCAATGGCCAGTCCATGCTGGGCCTGAAGCCGGAGCAGGTCGCGGCGATGGGCCTGGTGCGTACGTACCAGATCCCGCGCAACTTCGGCCAGATGACCGTGCTGGAGAACGCCATGGTGGGCGCCTTGCTGCGCCATCCGCGCCTGGCGGACGCCCGCGAGGCGGCGCGCAAGGTGCTGGGCCTGGTGGGCCTGGCTGATCGCGCCGACGTCAAGGCGGCCGGTCTGAACGTGGCAGGGCAGAAGCGGGTGGAGCTGGCGCGCGCGCTGGCCACCGAGCCGCGCATGCTGCTGCTGGATGAAGTGGCTGGGGGCTTGAATCCCACCGAGGCCATCGCGCTGGCGGAAATCCTGCGCGGTATCCATCAATCCGGCGTGACGCTGGTGATCGTCGAACACGTGCTGGAAGTGGTGATGCGCCTGGCGCATCGCGTCACGGTGTTGAACTTCGGCCAGATGATCGCCGAAGGCCCGCCGCAGGAAATCGTGCGCAATCCCACCGTCATCGAGGCTTACCTGGGGAGAAAGCACCGTGCCTGATGTGATGTTGAAAGTCGAAAACCTCAGCGTCGCCTATGGCGGCGTGCAGGCCGTGCGCAATATCTCCCTGGAGGTGCGGCCGGGTGAGATCACTGCCTTGCTGGGCGCCAACGGGGCCGGCAAGTCCAGCACCCTGGCGGCCATCATCGGCCGGGTCAAGCCGGCGTCGGGGCGGGTCATCTTCGAAGGCCAGGACATCACGGGCACGCCGCCCGAGAAGCTGGTCACCCGCGGCATTTCCCTGATTCCGGAAGGCGCGCGCGTGTTCGCCCGTCAACCGGTAGAGCAGAACCTGCGGCTGGGCGCCTATACCGTGCGCGACGAAGCGGTCTACAAGCGCCGGCTGGAACACGTGTATTCGCTGTTTCCCCGTCTGAAGGAACGGCGCGAGCAGCTGGCGGGCACCATGTCCGGCGGTGAACGGCAGATGCTGGCCATCGGTCGCGCGCTGATGAGCGGGCCGCGCCTGTTGCTGATCGACGAGCCCAGTCTGGGTTTGTCGCCCCTGCTGGTCGAGCAGGTGTTCGATGCCTTGGCCGCCCTGAACCGCGAGGAAAAGCTGTCGGTGCTGCTGGTCGAGCAGAACATGGCGGCGGCGCTGGAAGTGGCGGCGCAGGCGTATGTGATGCAGAGTGGGGCAGTGGCCTTGTCCGGCAGCGCCACCGAACTGGCCGCTTCGGACGAGGTCCGGCGGGCATATCTGGGCATGTAAGGATGCTACTGTGGCTTTTCTGTAACGTTGACGGAGGTTCGGGAATCCCTCAGCCTCTCCTGTGACGAACCTCGCGCAAATGCCGTCTGGCAGCTGGATTTTGTTGTGTCCCTAATATATCTGACTAAAAATTTATTAGGGACGTCACAAAAATCTCTGGCAAAATGGCGGCATCCTTCCTATGGAGCCATTGTTCATGTCGCAAACGCCTACCCACGCCTTGCCCTCTTATCTGGACCCGGAGCATCTGGGGCCTTGGGGCGTCTACCTGCAGCAGGTTGACCGGGTCACCCCTTACCTGGGCTCCCTGGGCCGCTGGGTCGAAACGCTGAAGCGCCCGAAACGCGCGCTTATCGTCGACGTGCCGGTTGAGCTGGACAATGGCCGCATCGCCCATTTCGAGGGCTATCGCGTGCAGCACAACACGTCGCGCGGCCCCGGCAAGGGCGGCGTGCGTTTCCACCAGGACGTGACGCTGTCGGAAGTGATGGCGCTGTCGGCCTGGATGTCGGTCAAGAACGCGGCGGTCAATCTGCCCTTCGGCGGCGCCAAGGGCGGCATCCGTGTCGATCCGCGCACGCTGTCGCAGGCGGAGCTGGAGCGCGTCACGCGTCGCTACACCACTGAAATCGGCGTCATCATCGGGCCGTCCAAGGACATTCCGGCGCCCGACGTCAACACCAACGCCCAGACCATGGCGTGGATGATGGATACCTACTCCATGAACGAGGGCGCGACCGCCACGGGCGTGGTGACCGGCAAGCCGATCACCCTGGGCGGCAGCCTGGGTCGTGTCGAAGCTACCGGCCGTGGCGTGTTCGTGGTCGGCTGCGAAGCCGCCCGTGACGCCGGCATCGAGGTGAACGGCGCGCGCGTGATGGTGCAGGGCTTCGGTAACGTGGGCGGGACGGCAGCGCGCCTGTTCCATGATGCTGGCGCGAAGATCATCGCCGTGCAGGATCACACGGGCACCATCCACAACGCGGCTGGCCTGGATGTGCCGGAACTGCTGGTACATGTGGCCGCCACTGGCGGCGTGGGTGGCTTCCGCAAGGCTGAAGCCTTGGATCCCAAGGAATTCTGGAAGCTGGAAACCGAATTCCTGATTCCGGCCGCGCTGGAATCGCAGATCACGTCCGAGAACGCAGCTGGCATCCGCGCCAAGATCGTGGTGGAAGGCGCCAACGGCCCGACCACGCCGGAAGCGGACGACATCCTGTTCGAGATGGGCACCCTGGTGGTGCCGGACGTGCTGGCCAACGCCGGTGGCGTGACGGTCAGCTACTTCGAATGGGTGCAGGATTTCTCCAGCTTCTTCTGGACCGAGGAAGAGATCAATCTGCGCCTCGAGCGCATCATGCGGGAAGCGTATTCGTCGATCTCCCAGATGGCGCGCGACCAGAAGGTCACCCTGCGTACCGCCGCGTTCATCGTCGCTTGCACGCGCATCCTGCAAGCCCGCCAGGTGCGCGGTCTGTATCCGTGATGTAAGGGTGATAAGGCTGGGGCTGGCCGTGTGTTTGTAGCGGCGGTTGCCGCTCCTGCCTTGTTGCTGTTTCAAGACCCGCGCCAGTGATGGCGCGGGTTTTTCATTTTGACCGGCATCCGATAACCTTAGCCTTCACCTTATCCTTGGCTGCCGCTGGCGGCTGGATCAATCAGGAGTGCATGCTATGAAAATCGACCTCACCGGCAAGACGGCCATCGTAAGCGGTTCGACCAAGGGCATCGGCCTGGCGACGGCCAAGGGGCTGGCGGCCAGCGGCGCCGCCGTTGTCGTCAACGGGCGTGCGCAGAAGGACGTCGATGCGGCCGTGGCCGCGGTCAAGGCGGCCTCGCCTGGTGCGCAGGTGCATGGTTTCGCGGGGGACCTGGGCACGGCGCAGGGTTGCGATGCCTTGCTTGCCGCGTATCCGGCTTGCGATGTGCTGGTGAACAATCTGGGGATTTTCGGTCCGCAGGATTTCTTCGACATTCCCGATGATGAGTGGACGCGGTTTTTCGACGTCAACGTGATGTCGGGGGTGCGGCTGTCACGGGCCTATCTGCCTGGCATGGAAGCCAAGGGCTGGGGGCGGGTGATTTTCCTGTCGTCCGAATCGGGCTTCAACATTCCCGCGGACATGATCCACTACGGCATGACCAAGACCGCCTGCACGGCCGTGGCGCGGGGCTTGGCCAAGCGCATGGCCGGGACGGGTGTGACGGTCAATTCGGTGTTGCCGGGCCCGACCTTGTCCGAGGGGGTGGCCGATATGCTCAAGGACGACGCGAAGAAGAGCGGGAAGTCGCTGGAAGAAGTGGGCAAGGATTTCGTGATGTCCCAGCGCCCGTCATCGGTGATCCAGCGCCTGGCGACCGTGGAAGAGGTCGCGAACATGATCGTCTACGCCTGCTCGCCCCAGGCAAGCGCCACCAGCGGCGCGGCGTTGCGGGTGGATGGCGGGGTGGTGGATAGCTTGTGAGGCAATGAAAAGCGCAGCCCTCGGACTGCGCTTGCCTTCCTAGAACGCGCCGAACGCTTTGGCAATCAGCGTGACCATTCCTGCGGACATCGTAAGGATGGTGCCGAACAGCAGCCGAAAATCTGCTCGCACTTCAGAGCGCAAACTCCGAAGTTCGGTCTTCAGGTCGGAAACGTCGCGCTGCACATATTCGAAGCCCGCTTCCAGTTTGGCGAGGCCGGCCACCAGGGACCGGTCGTTGACATCGACCCGCCTGCCGACGCGCGCGCCAGTGCGTCTTTTTACTTCCCGGCGCAAGTTATACCCACTAAGGACATGAGTTCCCACGATTCTTACCTTTCCTGAGTTCAGCCGAATGCTCGGGGTTTAGCATAGCCCTGGCTGTAGGTGGAATCCTATCCCAAAGCCATTCTTTGCATGGAAGTGCCGCGCGAAAATAAGACTAATCCTACGTACCTGCCCTTAGTGCGGCCTTCTGTTTGAAGCAGCCGACGCCCGCAAAGAAAGCCACGGCGGCGGCGGCCAGGAAGGATGACTGGGTGCCGCCTGGCACGTACTCCAGGAAAGAAGCCAGGAACTGGCCCAGAAAGAGGGCCATCGACAGGTAGGCAAGGTTGCGCCCGCGCGAGCGCACCGTGCTGCGCTCAACCGTCATGTGGTTCACCAAAGGCACGGACAGGCCGAACCCGCAGCCGAGCAGGACGCCACCCAGGATGAACAAGGGAAGATCCGCGGCGAAGGCGAAGCACAGATGCGCGACCTCGTAGCAGGCGAAGGCGATCATCAAGGTCTTGCGGCCGCCGCGCGCCCGTACCAGCCTGGGCATCAGCGCCGCGGCACAGACCGCCACCAGCGACACAAAGGACAGGAAATAACCTGTCTGCGCTTCCGAGAACTGCACTCCATCGCCGCCGCCCGACAGACGAAAGGGCAGCAGGATCACCGCGGTAAAGAACACCGTCATGGAACACAGCGCGGCAACTCGCACGGTCCACATCGCGCCGCCTGCTTCGTCTTCCATGGCCATGTTCACAGGGGCAGTGCCGCGTCCTCTGATCGGTATCGTCGCCACTACCATGCCAAGGAACACGAACGCCATCGCATATAGCGCGAACGGCGCATACCACCCGACATTCGTGAGCATGCCGCCGAGCGCCAGAAAGACCACGCCACCCAGTTCGATTGCCATCCCTTGCCTGGCGATCATCGTCAACCGTTGGTCGCCCTGATAGAACTCGGAAATCAGTCCTGTCCCGCCGGCCATGATCAGCGCGGTGGCGCCGCCCAGAAGCACGCGACTGCTGAACACCTGCACGGCGCCATGCAGCAGAACGGTGCCCAGCCCAAGGGCGCCATACAAGATCAGGCCGACCGCCAACGCCCGCCAGGTGCCGATGCGATCGATCAGACGTCCGGCCATGGGGCCGAACAGCACCACGCCGAGCGCAGGCAAAGTCACCAGCCAGCCCGCCTGGCCGCCGACACCCAGCGCGTTCGCGATGCTGGGCAAGCCCGGCACGATCACACAGCCGACCATGATGGTCAGCATCGAAACGGCGAGCAGCGAGATGCCGCCCCATGCGCTTATCGCGCTGACGGAAGAGGGGGGCGCAGACTTCAGAGTAGCCAAAACTGATCCTAATACAATACCGTAGTCTCGTAATTCTATAATTAGACTGCGGTATTGAAAAGGAGTGCTGGATGACAGAGTCGACCTCGCCACGTAGTGTCGGCCGTCCCCGCAAGGAGGACACGACGCCCAATGTGCTGGACGTCGTTCGCAAACTCGTGCGGGAGCGTGGGTACGAAGCGGTGTCGGTGAACCTGGTCGCGTCCGAGGCCGGCGTCGCCAAGCAGACGCTTTACCGGCGTTGGCCGGGCAAGGCGGAGATCGTGCTGGACGCATTTCTGGAAAGCGCGTCGAAGGCGGACGGTCTGGTCTACACCGGCCTGGAGGCCACGCTGACCAAATACCTTCGCGGGCTGTTCCGGCACCTGGAGGCCGATGGACCGGCGATCAGGAATCTGATCGCTTCCGCCCAAGCCGACGCGGACTTCCTTGAGCGCTTCACGAACCGCTTCGTCGAGCCCCGGGCTGGCCATCTGCGCGCCATTCTCCACTCCGCGCTCGAAGCCGGGGACCTGCCGCCGCACTCGGATCTGAACGTGCTCACGGATATGGTCCACGGCGCCTTCTGGTACCGATTGCTCACGGGCAAGGCCCTTGATTCCGCGTATGCGGCGGCTCTGGCAAAGCAGGTAAGCGTGGCCGTCACGGCATGACCGCCGCGCTACGGTACGTTGATCGAGCCAGGATGGCCGGGCGCCTCAACGGTCCTCGACAACGCGGTCATCGACAACGCGGTTGTCGACAACAGCATCCGCGATAGCGTCGAAGCCCAGGCGCAGGGCGTGGTCGCGGATGTCGATGGGCCAGGGGGAGGCCGCGGTCACGAACGTGGCGCGGTCGCCGGCGAAGAGGGCGCGGGCGGCGGCTTCGAAACCGGACAGGTCGCCCGCCATGGTCTGCATGAAGTAGTAGGCCGCTTCACGGGCCTGGCGGACGCGGATCTTTTCCCTGCCCGACCGGCGCGCTTCGTCCACCAGTCTGCGCAGCGTGATGGACGCGCCGCCGGCTTGGGCCGCCAACCATTCCCAATGACGCGGCAGCAGTGTCAC is a window of Bordetella sp. N DNA encoding:
- a CDS encoding putative hydro-lyase, whose amino-acid sequence is MVSSTPVSHTDHPASYQARLDARSGVATGPTANVAPGHVQANLAILPKAMADEFLRFCLRNPKPCPILAVSEPGDPSLPELGIDIDIRSDIPRYRVWKDGVLVDEPTDVRSVWRDDLVSFLIGCSFSFEEAMLDNGLPVRHIEQGCNVPMYRTNVPTQTAGRFHGPLVVSMRPLKPADAIRAIQVTSRFPSVHGAPVHFGDPAAIGIQDINRPDYGDAVEIRPGEVPVFWACGVTPQSVVAAVKPEFCITHAPGHMLVTDLINSRVAAL
- a CDS encoding ABC transporter substrate-binding protein — protein: MKMKLIAGVAACLALTLGQPAAAQEKTVRIGAIYPLSGALASTGAEIKAAIELAVDIINNPHPELEGLPLAAGAGLPKLNGAKIEVVFGDSQGKPEVGLADAQRLIQQEKVVALTGAYQSAVTKTASRVAEQSGIPYLNGESSSPDLTDRGYKWFFRTSPTDDTFVENMMQFLDGVKKVPTKKIAVVYENTDFGVNTYKAVERFAKKYNREIVANIAYAAGSPSVTAEVQKLAAAKPDVALFASYTSDAMLFVRTMRESKYAPPVLLANDAGFIDSRFVQEVGPQVQGVLTRDVWSNDVAAAKAGLKKINDMYKAKTGKDLNGNNARSMQGVLVLADAINRAGSTDPEAIRKALAATDLKSNQIAMPWEGVKFDEKGQNQLGAGLILELKGAGYVPVWPDAYRTDASLPTLPFAWK
- a CDS encoding branched-chain amino acid ABC transporter permease, with amino-acid sequence MFEALTAGLFNGLIYAAVAVGLALIWGITDVINFAHGEFLMLAMYAAYWLFTLGHIDPTMSAPLVAILLAFVGFLTYALIIKRLQKGPPMAVILATFGLGIVLRQVAFIAFTPDYRSLPDTMVSGSVSLLGISIGRPQVVTGLVALVIVVALFWLVYRTRWGHALQAVAEDRDVAALVGIAPDRVNAQVWMLGSAAVGLAGALLTTFFYVFPSVGLVFGLLAFVAVCMGGFGSLPGAFIAGILIGVIEAMTGYFVAPALKTVSIFILFILVLWYRPRGLFGRW
- a CDS encoding branched-chain amino acid ABC transporter permease, encoding MTIENKLDPVAVSPAKASHSRAPIAIAVVLAVLFALAPLVIKDQFTIQVLLQIVLFGALGAAWNLVGGFLGRVSFGHGVFVGVGAYTTILLLQHLKLTPLLGIPAGALISALLAYIVGGPTLRLSGHYFAMATIALLQIGLLLMINWDWAGGAVGLESPIGDAPWMLQFRSKVPYYWIAVGMGLVTFLVTYFLVHSRIGFYWRAINGDEAAARSLGVPAERYKMLAFVLSAALTGAWGGFFAMYIGFIDPDSMFSLTMSVQMVLVAILGGVGSLIGPWIGAALLLPLSEGTRVMWGSSGLGLDLLVFGLAILLVTMFLPGGLVTLRGRRGSA
- a CDS encoding ABC transporter ATP-binding protein translates to MALLEVKDLTKRFGGLVANKDINLTVNEGEIVAIIGPNGAGKSTLFNGLVGYHEPTSGTVTFNGQSMLGLKPEQVAAMGLVRTYQIPRNFGQMTVLENAMVGALLRHPRLADAREAARKVLGLVGLADRADVKAAGLNVAGQKRVELARALATEPRMLLLDEVAGGLNPTEAIALAEILRGIHQSGVTLVIVEHVLEVVMRLAHRVTVLNFGQMIAEGPPQEIVRNPTVIEAYLGRKHRA
- a CDS encoding ABC transporter ATP-binding protein — protein: MLKVENLSVAYGGVQAVRNISLEVRPGEITALLGANGAGKSSTLAAIIGRVKPASGRVIFEGQDITGTPPEKLVTRGISLIPEGARVFARQPVEQNLRLGAYTVRDEAVYKRRLEHVYSLFPRLKERREQLAGTMSGGERQMLAIGRALMSGPRLLLIDEPSLGLSPLLVEQVFDALAALNREEKLSVLLVEQNMAAALEVAAQAYVMQSGAVALSGSATELAASDEVRRAYLGM
- a CDS encoding Glu/Leu/Phe/Val dehydrogenase, giving the protein MSQTPTHALPSYLDPEHLGPWGVYLQQVDRVTPYLGSLGRWVETLKRPKRALIVDVPVELDNGRIAHFEGYRVQHNTSRGPGKGGVRFHQDVTLSEVMALSAWMSVKNAAVNLPFGGAKGGIRVDPRTLSQAELERVTRRYTTEIGVIIGPSKDIPAPDVNTNAQTMAWMMDTYSMNEGATATGVVTGKPITLGGSLGRVEATGRGVFVVGCEAARDAGIEVNGARVMVQGFGNVGGTAARLFHDAGAKIIAVQDHTGTIHNAAGLDVPELLVHVAATGGVGGFRKAEALDPKEFWKLETEFLIPAALESQITSENAAGIRAKIVVEGANGPTTPEADDILFEMGTLVVPDVLANAGGVTVSYFEWVQDFSSFFWTEEEINLRLERIMREAYSSISQMARDQKVTLRTAAFIVACTRILQARQVRGLYP
- a CDS encoding SDR family NAD(P)-dependent oxidoreductase, with protein sequence MKIDLTGKTAIVSGSTKGIGLATAKGLAASGAAVVVNGRAQKDVDAAVAAVKAASPGAQVHGFAGDLGTAQGCDALLAAYPACDVLVNNLGIFGPQDFFDIPDDEWTRFFDVNVMSGVRLSRAYLPGMEAKGWGRVIFLSSESGFNIPADMIHYGMTKTACTAVARGLAKRMAGTGVTVNSVLPGPTLSEGVADMLKDDAKKSGKSLEEVGKDFVMSQRPSSVIQRLATVEEVANMIVYACSPQASATSGAALRVDGGVVDSL
- a CDS encoding MFS transporter, coding for MATLKSAPPSSVSAISAWGGISLLAVSMLTIMVGCVIVPGLPSIANALGVGGQAGWLVTLPALGVVLFGPMAGRLIDRIGTWRALAVGLILYGALGLGTVLLHGAVQVFSSRVLLGGATALIMAGGTGLISEFYQGDQRLTMIARQGMAIELGGVVFLALGGMLTNVGWYAPFALYAMAFVFLGMVVATIPIRGRGTAPVNMAMEDEAGGAMWTVRVAALCSMTVFFTAVILLPFRLSGGGDGVQFSEAQTGYFLSFVSLVAVCAAALMPRLVRARGGRKTLMIAFACYEVAHLCFAFAADLPLFILGGVLLGCGFGLSVPLVNHMTVERSTVRSRGRNLAYLSMALFLGQFLASFLEYVPGGTQSSFLAAAAVAFFAGVGCFKQKAALRAGT
- a CDS encoding TetR/AcrR family transcriptional regulator translates to MTESTSPRSVGRPRKEDTTPNVLDVVRKLVRERGYEAVSVNLVASEAGVAKQTLYRRWPGKAEIVLDAFLESASKADGLVYTGLEATLTKYLRGLFRHLEADGPAIRNLIASAQADADFLERFTNRFVEPRAGHLRAILHSALEAGDLPPHSDLNVLTDMVHGAFWYRLLTGKALDSAYAAALAKQVSVAVTA